The window TCATGTGGACTTTGTTACGAAATTTGGATAAATGGTTCCATGCAGTGCAATTTAAAAGTGCACTCCGTGTAGAGTAATAAAATGGGAACTAAAGTGAAATTTCAATTGACTCCCGATATCATCACGTTTGATCCTACAAGGCCGTGTGACAATCAGGTGAAGTATAAAGTGTTTATCTTCCTTAAACAGGATAAAAACAAGGAATTCTTCCCTATTCATTAACCGTTATTTCAATAGACATCCTATGtcttttataaagttttgttttttaacgACCGTTTCAATAAGTATTGTATTTGTTTGATGTTTATTGTACAGATTTTGCTTAACGTTAAGTTCaaataattacttgtaataCGTGTATATAAAGGTAAGTCTGATTGTTAAATATAGCTATTGAATATTATGATTTTGAGATACACGATGTTTTTAAATGGAATTAACCCAGTAATTTAGTGTACGTTCatcaatgaaaatgaatacAAAGTCATATGCATTCTacagattttcaatttaaaacataaagatgaaaaaaaaactatcaaaatttatttttttgatttgataAGTTTATGCATGAACCCGGTTTAtgcttttagaaaaaaagactGAAATAGTGTACTTTCAAAGTTAATCAACTCTTTGTAATAAGGTGTTAGTTGTGACATCAAAACATGGTTGCTCGTCTAAAATCTATTGGATAAACTTAACATGTGAAGTATTCCTTGAAAGTTAGTTGTAtttcgcaaaaataaaataaaatattatgagACAACGTAATTatcttcaaaattattttttccttttatgtAAACAGGTTATAAAACGGGATTTTCAAGCCCCCCGCCGTGAAATGGCCAGAAGGATAATTTTATAGTGTTACCCAGTTCCGCCATCAAATTCAATCTTTGTATATATCGAGCTATACGCAGGTCAAGTTAGAATTTTGGTTAAGGTCCAATGATTTTGACAGGGTAATGTCCCTGAATTCTACATAGGAAACAAAGAAATTTTCAGTTTCAGCGCTCTAACTTCTAATGGGATTGTTATATGTAGTTGAAATtgcatatacaaatattttacatgaaaatacaGGTCAAGTATGAATTTGGTCCAGGTCAGATAATTTTTGACAACGATATGCCCttgaactttataaaaaaaaaaaattaaatcatattttcaacAGAAATTTTGGATGCCTGCGGGGCATTCGTGACGTTACGAATTATGATTGATATGTTATGTAtagatattattttgttttctggTGTGACACAAATTTTTAATACGAGTCGTCTTTGCTATgcttatattttgatttttttcctttaaataagaTATTGGCATGATTGGCTCTTAGTGCCTACATATTTACCAATGATATGTACTGAAAACAACTTATGACTCAAATCTTCATTTCATGATACTAGTAATcagaattttgattatttttgccTGATTTAGTTTGGTtatgtttaaatgaataaaaaatttaaagaatttaccGAATAAATATAAAGGTTGTTGAAATCAGAAaaggaaatattaaaaataatttgctaCTATTACATAGTATTTTGTACATAGTTGTCTGAATCGAGAAATCTTTTACTTAATTATCCTTTCGTTATCTTTTAGTTAAATCGTTCTAAAACAGTTCCCACTATGGTCACTTCCTCTGCGCAGCTTCCGGAGAAAGTCAGCATAAGTGTGGATGACATATACAATTTAGCAGAACGGGAGCGCTTGTGTTATTCTGCCAGGGGAAGGCGTAACGCGGTGACAAAAGCACAGAAAAAAGCATACAAAGTGGACGAAGTCTACAGGTCCCGCCCTCACACCAGCGCCAGCGGCTACATAGACTCTTACAGAAGAGATGTCATCACGCCGACCAAAAGCATTCGCAGTGAGCCGCTGCCTTCGAGAGTGTCTTCTCGAGCTGGACGAGACTTCGAGGACGAGGAGGAAGCGGAAGTGTATCCATTAAACTATATCAATGCCCCTTCCGTCTGTTGTGAGGTTATTGGACCCCAAGCCTGTGAGGAATGTCGTAGGGTTCAACGGAGGCAGCACGAGAGAGAAAAATTCGAGGCTCGATTTTCGAATGTATTGGTGTCCGACCATAATATAACTACCTGTGCTTTTTTACAGCGGTATCTTCCACATTTGTCGAAGGAAGATATTTTAGTGAAGCTAGCAAGAGGAGATATAGCCAAACCTAACGTTTTATCGCGATCTCAGAGCTTATTAGAAAGAAAGTCAACTGAAAAAGACAATGTTTATTCGAAACGGTCACGTGAGACCAGTAATATTGAACGCGCGAAACAGTCCATGATTCAGAAAAAGATCAAATCTATGTTTTTCGTCAATATAATGGATTTAAACACGAAAATCAACTCAGGGAGAGTATCTCGTTCGCTCGGATTTCACTGCCAACCTTCAACTAACAAGAAAATTATACCTGAATACCAGAGTCCTTTTCCTTCCTTTGTCAGCCCAAGAAAGGTCAGTTTTATATCTGAGGCAAGTGGGAAGAAATTTCATTACGAGCCTCCTCTTCTTCCGAAGGAAAACCAAATCCAAGAACCCGGATTTTTCGCTGGTTCTGAGAGTACGTACGTTTTACCTGAGCGTCTTCCAGATACCATTGAATTTGTTCAAGACGGGAAAACCGTCAAACGATGTGTCTCAACTTTATCCGAGAATGAAAATGAGGCGGAAGAAATTTGAGCCATGTTAACGAATGAAAACGAACGAAGCGATTTGGACGAAGATAAAGCGATATAATAAATGTCACCAAAACCTAGGATTAAAGTTAACTTTGTTATGCTGTCTgtatcatttcattgatttattttttgaataaacaGACCAATTATGATcatatataatttgtaaatatttcattttatccatCATTATGTTAGATTTGTACGCAGcttaatgatatttaaatacAAGTTTGCATCTATATTGCATctattaaactgttttaaaatctaCAGGTTTGGTGGTAGCAATTAAGACTTCTTTTgttcattaaaaatgttttcattttataacTAAACACACTTTAAACtttgcaacaacaaaaataattttaagttgCCACGACcaacttacatacatgtacgtgcAGCTTAGCATGGATCCTTCTTTTAGAGTAAAAAGGATGCGTCTTTGAACAAGTGCACTTAAGCTATAGAGAATGGGccctttttcagtgccgtttacatgtagaaaatatcatcaaattgcttttttctcataatagTTAAGCACTCATGGATGCTTCTGATTTATATGCTcgcttaaatttaccaaaattagaatacaatttaaagaattaaggatttttaaatgcctataaataatctaaatccggaaaaatcgaaccgaacctacttgaattgtgtctatttaaatcagagggaggagacatttaaatcaacattgctctgttggtggatcgattggcgcgtttgctgaattatactttatgcattattttacgtctgaaaaaaaaaatcgaatgaagctttgaagttgcatattacTATAGTGACAAACAAATATTCCTGACCATACAAAGATGAAGGAAAGCGATCTAAATcgtgtcaatgttttacagtgagcacatttgacaaacGTTTACCTGGATAGAAACCacgtgattgtttgaaataatttattccatgcgtgagttcaaacatgggtcacgcaggtaatagatttcgcttgctataggaaaaaccttgaaattttcatacgtttttcattttttaggtaccagcctaaccgagtacaaacttcttactttcacaggagtttactaaatgtataatgcgtatattgtcttttccacaagtttgtactcggttaggctgacagtaaacaaaggctttaaaatgaatgcctgtcctcgatttactatacaaaatcacgaatgtctgctgacccctactatgttttaaagcttcgtgcttttcataaacaataatttcagcgctaaaacttgttaattcttatggaatagatatcaatagataacgttaaggaaaaaaatatgcttaatttgattcttcattttttcacttttcaccGGGGCCCATAAGTG is drawn from Crassostrea angulata isolate pt1a10 chromosome 5, ASM2561291v2, whole genome shotgun sequence and contains these coding sequences:
- the LOC128186042 gene encoding uncharacterized protein LOC128186042 isoform X1 → MGTKVKFQLTPDIITFDPTRPCDNQLNRSKTVPTMVTSSAQLPEKVSISVDDIYNLAERERLCYSARGRRNAVTKAQKKAYKVDEVYRSRPHTSASGYIDSYRRDVITPTKSIRSEPLPSRVSSRAGRDFEDEEEAEVYPLNYINAPSVCCEVIGPQACEECRRVQRRQHEREKFEARFSNVLVSDHNITTCAFLQRYLPHLSKEDILVKLARGDIAKPNVLSRSQSLLERKSTEKDNVYSKRSRETSNIERAKQSMIQKKIKSMFFVNIMDLNTKINSGRVSRSLGFHCQPSTNKKIIPEYQSPFPSFVSPRKVSFISEASGKKFHYEPPLLPKENQIQEPGFFAGSESTYVLPERLPDTIEFVQDGKTVKRCVSTLSENENEAEEI
- the LOC128186042 gene encoding uncharacterized protein LOC128186042 isoform X4; the encoded protein is MMLNRSKTVPTMVTSSAQLPEKVSISVDDIYNLAERERLCYSARGRRNAVTKAQKKAYKVDEVYRSRPHTSASGYIDSYRRDVITPTKSIRSEPLPSRVSSRAGRDFEDEEEAEVYPLNYINAPSVCCEVIGPQACEECRRVQRRQHEREKFEARFSNVLVSDHNITTCAFLQRYLPHLSKEDILVKLARGDIAKPNVLSRSQSLLERKSTEKDNVYSKRSRETSNIERAKQSMIQKKIKSMFFVNIMDLNTKINSGRVSRSLGFHCQPSTNKKIIPEYQSPFPSFVSPRKVSFISEASGKKFHYEPPLLPKENQIQEPGFFAGSESTYVLPERLPDTIEFVQDGKTVKRCVSTLSENENEAEEI
- the LOC128186042 gene encoding uncharacterized protein LOC128186042 isoform X2; translated protein: MKMIDQHIKPLNRSKTVPTMVTSSAQLPEKVSISVDDIYNLAERERLCYSARGRRNAVTKAQKKAYKVDEVYRSRPHTSASGYIDSYRRDVITPTKSIRSEPLPSRVSSRAGRDFEDEEEAEVYPLNYINAPSVCCEVIGPQACEECRRVQRRQHEREKFEARFSNVLVSDHNITTCAFLQRYLPHLSKEDILVKLARGDIAKPNVLSRSQSLLERKSTEKDNVYSKRSRETSNIERAKQSMIQKKIKSMFFVNIMDLNTKINSGRVSRSLGFHCQPSTNKKIIPEYQSPFPSFVSPRKVSFISEASGKKFHYEPPLLPKENQIQEPGFFAGSESTYVLPERLPDTIEFVQDGKTVKRCVSTLSENENEAEEI
- the LOC128186042 gene encoding uncharacterized protein LOC128186042 isoform X3, producing the protein MYRNSIYKKLNRSKTVPTMVTSSAQLPEKVSISVDDIYNLAERERLCYSARGRRNAVTKAQKKAYKVDEVYRSRPHTSASGYIDSYRRDVITPTKSIRSEPLPSRVSSRAGRDFEDEEEAEVYPLNYINAPSVCCEVIGPQACEECRRVQRRQHEREKFEARFSNVLVSDHNITTCAFLQRYLPHLSKEDILVKLARGDIAKPNVLSRSQSLLERKSTEKDNVYSKRSRETSNIERAKQSMIQKKIKSMFFVNIMDLNTKINSGRVSRSLGFHCQPSTNKKIIPEYQSPFPSFVSPRKVSFISEASGKKFHYEPPLLPKENQIQEPGFFAGSESTYVLPERLPDTIEFVQDGKTVKRCVSTLSENENEAEEI